The following coding sequences are from one Rathayibacter sp. SW19 window:
- a CDS encoding flavin-containing monooxygenase yields MTRYCVIGAGAAGVSALQQLLQAGFNADCYEKTDRVGGHWHTDYDALHLITSRDTTYFENFPMPADYAHFPRRDQVRTYIESYARHHALYEAIRFDTAVASVVPIVTDGPVGSAGWTVTLDTGESINYDGVLIANGHLWDQNIPRISADFTGKQIHSGSYHNTDDVEGTRVLVVGAGNSGCDLAADAAQHRYEVDIVIRTGTYFQAKSYFGVPRSDIPWLSQFPADERDMIARLLSRVTLGDWKDYPGMPEPTRDRSEEGSTTVNSLLHYWVQHGRIAIRPGLDHIVGRRVFFSDGTDGEYDTILWATGFKPTLPFLADELVERRHGVPLRFAGGIIPKGLEKLYYIGLASPRGPQIPVYGEQAKLALRMIALHEEASDGFAGVAAYLGELQGEMSRIDIVRAVWNEQMADTARLLNAFTTAQSTKHAEAAVV; encoded by the coding sequence ATGACCCGCTATTGCGTCATCGGCGCCGGCGCCGCCGGCGTATCAGCATTGCAGCAGCTGCTGCAGGCTGGGTTCAACGCTGACTGCTATGAGAAGACCGATCGAGTAGGCGGTCACTGGCACACCGATTACGACGCTTTGCACCTGATTACCTCGAGAGACACGACCTACTTCGAGAACTTTCCGATGCCGGCCGACTACGCGCACTTTCCGCGTCGCGATCAGGTGCGCACGTACATTGAGTCTTACGCCCGTCACCACGCGCTCTACGAGGCCATCCGATTCGATACTGCGGTCGCATCTGTGGTGCCGATTGTCACGGATGGTCCAGTTGGGTCCGCCGGATGGACCGTCACCTTGGACACCGGTGAGAGCATCAACTATGATGGCGTGCTCATCGCCAATGGGCATCTTTGGGATCAGAACATCCCGCGCATATCCGCCGACTTCACTGGCAAGCAGATCCATTCAGGTTCATACCACAACACCGACGATGTCGAAGGGACTCGGGTCCTTGTGGTCGGAGCCGGCAACTCCGGTTGTGACCTGGCGGCCGATGCTGCTCAGCATCGGTACGAGGTGGATATCGTGATCCGCACGGGCACCTACTTTCAGGCGAAATCCTATTTCGGAGTTCCGCGGTCGGATATCCCCTGGCTGAGCCAGTTTCCCGCCGACGAACGGGACATGATCGCCCGTCTGCTCTCTCGCGTAACGCTCGGAGACTGGAAGGACTATCCGGGCATGCCAGAGCCTACGCGCGATCGGTCCGAGGAGGGCAGCACAACCGTCAACAGCCTGCTGCACTACTGGGTGCAGCACGGGCGCATCGCGATTCGCCCAGGCCTCGATCACATTGTCGGTCGTCGGGTCTTCTTCAGCGATGGCACAGATGGTGAGTACGACACCATATTGTGGGCGACCGGATTTAAGCCGACTCTGCCGTTCCTTGCCGACGAGCTCGTCGAACGTCGACACGGCGTTCCGTTACGCTTTGCCGGCGGCATTATCCCGAAAGGATTGGAAAAGCTGTACTACATCGGTCTGGCTTCACCGCGAGGGCCTCAAATCCCCGTGTATGGAGAACAGGCCAAGCTCGCGCTCCGAATGATCGCGCTGCACGAAGAGGCATCCGATGGGTTTGCGGGTGTTGCGGCCTACTTGGGAGAACTGCAGGGCGAAATGTCGCGCATTGACATCGTTCGTGCTGTGTGGAATGAGCAGATGGCCGATACAGCACGCCTCCTCAACGCGTTCACAACTGCACAGAGCACCAAGCACGCCGAAGCGGCAGTGGTGTAA